The DNA region TCATCGAGTCGGATCAGCCGATCGTGGTGCAGCATACCCGGCTCGATTCGCGCCAGCCGGCCCTCGCACTGATGACCACCATCGCCTGCCCCATCTAGCGAGTCCACACCCACGCGCCGCCGGCGCAATTCAAGGAGCGCCCGATGGCCAAAACTGTCGCCGATCTGCTGGTCGAACGCCTGATCGCATGGAAGGTCAACACGATTTTCGGATTTCCCGGCGATGGCATCAACGGGATCTTCGAAGCGCTGCGCACCCGGCAGGACAAGATCCGATTCATCCAGGTCCGCCACGAAGAAGCCGCTGCATTCGCCGCCTGCGGCTATGCCAAGTACACCGGCCGACTCGGCGTCTGCCTCGCCACATCGGGGCCGGGCGGGATCCATCTTCTCAACGGACTCTACGACGCCAAGTGCGACGGCCAGCCGGTCCTCGCGATCACCGGTCACACCTTCCACGACCTGATCGGCACCAACTATCAGCAGGATGTCGATCTCGACAAGCTGTACATCGACGTCGCGGCCTACAATCAGCGGATCATGGGGGCGGCGCATGTGGAGAGTGTTGTCGACCTGGCGATCAAGACCGCGCTCGGCCGGCGCACGGTGAGTCACATCACCATCCCCAAGGACATCCAGGAGTGGAAGGCGTCGGATGCCAAACGCTCCGAGGCCAACGTCGCCGATCACAGCGCCGATTTCTACGCCGCCGCGCATCCGATTCCGCCGCACGCCACACTGGCGCGCGCGGCCGACCTGATCAACGCCGGGTCGAAGGTGGCGATCCTCGCCGGCCGCGGCGCGCTCGGCGCCCGCGCGGCAGTGCTCCGTCTTGCTGAACTGGTTGGTGGCCCGATCGTCAAGCCGCTGCTCGGCAAGGGAGTGGTTCCCGACGACAGTCCGTACACCACCGGTGGAATCGGCCTGTTGGGCACCGCGCCGTCACAGGACGCACTCGCCGAGTGCGACACGCTGATCATCGCCGGCAGCGGCTTCCCGTACATGGAGTTCTACCCCGAACCGGGTAATGCGCGCGCGGTGCAGATCGATGTCGACTCAAGCCGCATCGGACTCCGCTATCCGGTCGAGGTGGGACTGGTGGGCGATTGCCGCACGGTGCTGGGGGCGCTCCTGCCGCTGATTCAGCAGAAGAGCGACCGGAGCTTCCTGGAGAGTGCGCAGGAACGGATGACCGACTGGCGCAAGGTGATGACGGTGCGCGGCACGGTAACCGAGATGCCGATGAAGCCGCAGGTGCCGGCGTATGAACTCAACAAGCTCCTCGACCGCGACGCGATCGTGTCGGCCGACAGCGGGACGATCGCGACCTGGGCGGCACGATACATCGACATGCGCGACGAGATGCAGTTCTCGCTGTCGGGATCGCTTGCCACGATGGCGAATGGATTGCCGTACAGCATCGGCGCAGCGGTCGCCTACCCCGGGCGGCAGGTGGTCTGCATCGTGGGAGACGGTGGCTTCACGATGCTGATGGGAGAAGTGGCGACGCTGGTGAAATACAAGCTCCCGGTCAAGGTGCTGATCATCAAGAACAACGTGCTCGGCGAGATCAAGTGGGAGCAGATGGTCCTCGACGGCAATCCGGAATTCGGAGTCGAGCTGCAGCCGATCGACTTCGCGGCGTACGCCCGCGCGTGCGGCGCCGGGGGCTACATGATCGACAAGCCCGGCGACGCGGCCGCGATCCTGGCCGAGGCGCTGGCGCATCCGGGACCGGCGGTGATCGAAGCGGTGGTCGATCCCAACGAGCCGCCGATGCCGGGGAAGATCAGCACGAAACAGGCGGTGCACTTCATGGAGGCGCTGGTGCGCGGCGAGCGCGATCGCTGGGAGATCCTCAAGACGGTACTCAAGGACAAGGTGCGGGAGGTCGTGTAAGTGGACAGCGGGGATGCAGTGCCGGTCACCGCCGTCGCGGTGTCGGTGTATCGGGTGCCGACCGACACGCCGAACGAATCCGACGGCACGCTGGTCTGGAATGCTACGACGATGGTGCTGGTGGAAATCACGGCAGGCGGGATTACTGGACTCGGGTACACCTACGCCGACACTGCGACAGCGCAACTGATCCGCGACCTGCTCGCCGATCTGGTGGTGGGGAAGAACTCGATGGCGCCGGGCGATATCTGGCGGGTGCTCGGCGCCGCGGTGCGCAACCTCGGGCGGTCGGGGATCGCGTCGATGGCGATCGCGGCTGTGGATGTGGCGCTCTGGGATCTCAAGGGGCGACTCCTCGCTCTCCCGCTCGCGACCCTTCTCGGCGCAGTTCGGCGGTCCGTGCCGGTCTACGGCAGCGGCGGATTCACGTCGTACTCCATCACACAACTGCAGGAGCAATTGACCGGCTGGGTTGGCGCGGGGATTCCGCGCGTCAAGATGAAGGTCGGGCGCGACGCGAGCGCCGACGTACAGCGCGTGGCTGCGGCGCGCGCGGCGATCGGCGATGCAGAGCTCTTTGTTGACGCCAATGGCGCGTACGATCGGAAGGAAGCGTTGCGACAGGCGGAGCGCTTTCGCGATTCGGGCGTGACCTGGTTCGAGGAACCGGTGTATCACGGCGATCTCGAAGGGCTTCGCCTCTGCCGTGATCGCGCGCCGGTGCAGATGGAGATCTCGGTCGGCGAGTACGGCTACGTGACGTCGGACTTCGCGCACATCCTCAATGCCGGCGCCGTCGACGTCCTGCAGGCCGACGCCACGCGGTGCGAAGGGATCACCGGGTTGCTCCTCGTCGATGCACTCTGTGAGGCGCGCAACATGCCGTTATCGACGCACTGCGCACCGGCTCTCCACCTGCACGTGGATTGCGCGTTGAAGCGGCTGCGGCACGCCGAGTATTTCCATGATCATGTCCGGATCGAGCGGCTCTTCTTCGACGGCGTCAGTGCACCAGTCGATGGCGAGCTGTTTCCCGATCTCACGCGTCCGGGGATGGGACTCGACTTCAAGCGCAACGATGCCTCGCAGTGGCTGGTGGGATAGCGATGACGCGACGCGACGAACTGGTGCCGCTCACGCGACGAGCTCCAGAGGCGCCGCCGGCGACGAAGCCGCGCCCCGACGCGGTTCACGCATTAGCGGAGATCGACGTCAGCGCGCTCGCCGATGCGCTGTCGCGCGAGGTCGAGGGTGAAGTCCGCTTCAACGACGGCGATCGTGCCCTCTATTCAACCGACGCCTCCAACTACCGGCAGATACCTGTCGGCGTCGTCGTGCCGAAGACGATCGACGACGTGGTGCGCACCGTCGCGACGTGCCGCGCGTTCAACGTGCCGATCACGGCGCGCGGCGGCGCCACCGATCTCGCGGGGTCGACCTGCAACGCCGCGGTGGTGATCGACATGAGCAAGTATCTCAATCATGTGACCTCGATCGATTGGGACGCTCGCGTTGCCACGGTCGAGCCGGGCACCGTGCTCGACGACCTCCGGCATCAGGCGGAGACGCATCACCTCACCTTCGGTCCCGACCCCGCCACGCATGATCGGAACACGCTTGGCGGGATGATCGGCAACAACTCGTGCGGGATGCATGCGCAGATGGCGGGGAAGGTCGAGGAGAATACATCGGCGCTGGAGATCCTGACGTACGACGGCCTGCGGATGTGGGTCGGGCCGACGAGCGAGGAGGAGGTGGCGTCGATCATCGCGGAGGGCGGACGGCGCGGCGAGATCTACGCGAGGCTCAAGGCGATTCGCGACGAATACGGCGAAGAGATCCGCGCGCGCTTTCCGAAGATACCGCGCCTCGTCTCCGGCTATCCGCTGCACCAGCTGCTGCCGGAGAACGGTTTCAACGTCGCGCGTGCGCTGGTCGGGACCGAGAACACGTGCGTTACAGTGCTGCAGGCGCGGCTGCGACTGGTGCCAAGTCCGCCCTGCCGCACGCTGGTGGTCTTCGCCTTCGACGACATCTTCACCGCGGGGGACCAGGTCGCCTTCTGCAATGCGCACAAGCCGATCGCCCTAGAGGGGATCGACGGCAGCATGTTCACGTACATGCACGACAAGGGGATGTCGACGTCGGGACGCGACATGCTTCCCAAGGGGAACGCGTGGCTGGTGGTGGAGTTTGGCGGCGACACGACCGACGACGCCGATGCGCAGGCGCGCGAGCTGATGAAGGCGTTCGCGGAGACGCCGCTCAATCCGCCCGGAAAGCTCTTCGACAACCCGGCGGAGGAGAAGCTGCTCTGGAAGATCCGCGAATCGGGACTTGGCTCGACCTCCAAGATTCCGAACGATCCCGACTTCTACCCCGGCTGGGAAGACTCCGCCGTCGGACCCGAGGATGTCGGCAAGTATCTGCGCGGATTGCAGGCGCTCTTCGACAAGTACGGATATACCGCGTCGCTGTACGGGCATTTCGGGCAGGGATGCATCCACTGCAGCATCGATTTCGACCTCTACAGCGCCGAAGGGATCGCGAAGTGGAAGGAGTTCCTCACCGAGGCCGCCCATCTCGTCGTCTCGTTCGGCGGATCGCTGTCGGGGGAACATGGCGACGGCCAGGCGCGCGGCACATTGCTGCCGATCATGTTCGGCGACCGGCTGATGGAGGCGTTTCGCGAGTTCAAGGCGATCTGGGATCCCCTCGGCCGGATGAACCCCGGGAAGGTGATCGACGCCTATCCGGTCGATGAGAATCTCCGCTGGGGAACGCATTACCACCCATGGGAACCGGAAACGCATTTCTCCTTCGCCGACGATCGCGGCTCCTTTGCGTATGCCGCCAATCGCTGTGTCGGCACCGGGAAGTGCCGCAAGCACGACAGCGGCACGATGTGTCCGAGCTACATGGCGACGCGCGAAGAGAAGCATTCGACTCGCGGGCGATCGCGCCTCCTCTTCGAAATGCTCGAAGGGAATCCGCTCCGCAACGGCTGGCGCGACGAGGCGGTGAAGGATGCGCTCGATCTCTGCCTGTCATGCAAGGGGTGCCGCGGCGAGTGCCCGGTCAATGTCGACATGGCGACGTACAAGTCCGAATTCCTGTCGCACTACTACGCGGGGCGCTGGCGCCC from Gemmatimonadales bacterium includes:
- a CDS encoding thiamine pyrophosphate-dependent enzyme, whose protein sequence is MAKTVADLLVERLIAWKVNTIFGFPGDGINGIFEALRTRQDKIRFIQVRHEEAAAFAACGYAKYTGRLGVCLATSGPGGIHLLNGLYDAKCDGQPVLAITGHTFHDLIGTNYQQDVDLDKLYIDVAAYNQRIMGAAHVESVVDLAIKTALGRRTVSHITIPKDIQEWKASDAKRSEANVADHSADFYAAAHPIPPHATLARAADLINAGSKVAILAGRGALGARAAVLRLAELVGGPIVKPLLGKGVVPDDSPYTTGGIGLLGTAPSQDALAECDTLIIAGSGFPYMEFYPEPGNARAVQIDVDSSRIGLRYPVEVGLVGDCRTVLGALLPLIQQKSDRSFLESAQERMTDWRKVMTVRGTVTEMPMKPQVPAYELNKLLDRDAIVSADSGTIATWAARYIDMRDEMQFSLSGSLATMANGLPYSIGAAVAYPGRQVVCIVGDGGFTMLMGEVATLVKYKLPVKVLIIKNNVLGEIKWEQMVLDGNPEFGVELQPIDFAAYARACGAGGYMIDKPGDAAAILAEALAHPGPAVIEAVVDPNEPPMPGKISTKQAVHFMEALVRGERDRWEILKTVLKDKVREVV
- a CDS encoding enolase C-terminal domain-like protein, with translation MDSGDAVPVTAVAVSVYRVPTDTPNESDGTLVWNATTMVLVEITAGGITGLGYTYADTATAQLIRDLLADLVVGKNSMAPGDIWRVLGAAVRNLGRSGIASMAIAAVDVALWDLKGRLLALPLATLLGAVRRSVPVYGSGGFTSYSITQLQEQLTGWVGAGIPRVKMKVGRDASADVQRVAAARAAIGDAELFVDANGAYDRKEALRQAERFRDSGVTWFEEPVYHGDLEGLRLCRDRAPVQMEISVGEYGYVTSDFAHILNAGAVDVLQADATRCEGITGLLLVDALCEARNMPLSTHCAPALHLHVDCALKRLRHAEYFHDHVRIERLFFDGVSAPVDGELFPDLTRPGMGLDFKRNDASQWLVG
- a CDS encoding FAD-linked oxidase C-terminal domain-containing protein codes for the protein MTRRDELVPLTRRAPEAPPATKPRPDAVHALAEIDVSALADALSREVEGEVRFNDGDRALYSTDASNYRQIPVGVVVPKTIDDVVRTVATCRAFNVPITARGGATDLAGSTCNAAVVIDMSKYLNHVTSIDWDARVATVEPGTVLDDLRHQAETHHLTFGPDPATHDRNTLGGMIGNNSCGMHAQMAGKVEENTSALEILTYDGLRMWVGPTSEEEVASIIAEGGRRGEIYARLKAIRDEYGEEIRARFPKIPRLVSGYPLHQLLPENGFNVARALVGTENTCVTVLQARLRLVPSPPCRTLVVFAFDDIFTAGDQVAFCNAHKPIALEGIDGSMFTYMHDKGMSTSGRDMLPKGNAWLVVEFGGDTTDDADAQARELMKAFAETPLNPPGKLFDNPAEEKLLWKIRESGLGSTSKIPNDPDFYPGWEDSAVGPEDVGKYLRGLQALFDKYGYTASLYGHFGQGCIHCSIDFDLYSAEGIAKWKEFLTEAAHLVVSFGGSLSGEHGDGQARGTLLPIMFGDRLMEAFREFKAIWDPLGRMNPGKVIDAYPVDENLRWGTHYHPWEPETHFSFADDRGSFAYAANRCVGTGKCRKHDSGTMCPSYMATREEKHSTRGRSRLLFEMLEGNPLRNGWRDEAVKDALDLCLSCKGCRGECPVNVDMATYKSEFLSHYYAGRWRPMAAYAFGLMPWWARAAGHMPSVVNFFTQTPGLRTIAKAIATMAPERSIPVFAPQTFVSWFRKRAVRNADRPAVLLWPDTWNNHFHPTTAQAAVEVLEAAGFRVTLPAVSLCCGRPLYDYGMLPLARKFLLKTLDALRPQIRDGIPVVGLEPSCVSVFRDELGNMLPHDEDAKRLGRQTLMLSEFLQDEAPDFNIPALQRKAIVQGHCHHKAVLRFDAEEALLKRSGLDHTVLDSGCCGMAGAFGFERGAHHDVSIACGERVLLPAVRAAGADTLIVADGFSCREQISQTTGRRALHIAELLKMALDGAATSAQAHRQ